The genomic segment AGCCCAACAACCATGGATCAAGGTTTCAAATACAGGTGGTCCCCAGGTTATGGACAAGATATGTACCTAAGAATGTCTTTGggtcagatttgtatgtaacttggaTTCCTGATAAACAGCGCATGTatggtagtaataataataataataatggcagtaCTATAATGGCTCacatgtggtaataataatacagtataatacTATAATAATTCCCCTGTACTGTAATGATAAGTGACAGCAACTATTGTGTTCTTTAAtttaaacaaacagaacataaaaagaaactcatacaaaaagtttagataggagatagaataaatttcagaaaaagaatattaagtgTTAACATTCACCTAATGTTGCATAAATGCTAGGCTAATACGAATGTTATGATTCATTTATCTTCTTACAAAATCAAtaacttttccatttcaataattaatccactataCTGCTTAGTAATaactgatgctttcattggagaaCTGCCTTTCACATGTTTCATTATTCTTGCTTATACTTTATAATTGTTCTGATAGTCAAGCGATTACAGCCTAATACTTTCCCAGTGAATGATAgcatctggcctttctccaaACACTTAATTATCTCTACTTTTATTTCCATTGTAATCACGTTTCTCTGTGCTGCAGGCTCATCTGGACTTGTGGTGGACTTTTGCTTTGGAGGCATGGTTGTAAgcgtaaacacagactcacacaatcaaattaaaaagttaagatgTCAGTGATACTGTGTGTAAGTGACcatataaacaatgagactaACTGCTAACGTAAAGATACAGTGCCAATGAACTGCTTACATGCATGGAAGAAACTAGTTACTGAAAtactaatttaattatttaattataaattatccttatcaGGAGCCTTGGGAGCCTATTCATGAGTACGGAATTCCGTAAGTCAAGTCATCTGTAACCCAGGGACCGCCTGCACATATAAAATCCTGTCAGGTAATATAAACGATTGAGACCAACTGAGAATAACCTGTTAATTGGCAACTTATATTCACCTCCAGTGACAAGAGATGAGAGTGAGAAGAATACTCTGGTAGAATGAAGAGACATGCTTCAAATCCAATGAGTCACTTATAACTGAGCTCCATGATGGAAACAGGTccaatattttcaaacattctaATTTATTTGAAGACAAGCTAAAAGCACAGATTGCTATACCATATCTCCTGATTAGAATGTTGGTCTCTAATTCAAATTTAAACACAGTGCAGACAATCActgccaaacaaaacacatctgtcTGCTAAATCCAGGCTGTAGGCTGCTGAGTTGCAACCAATGGGTTAAGAGGCAGAATTTGGCAATATAATGGCAATAAAATACTTTGGGATCCAAGGGTCCTAtatcaaatgtattttctcttaacCTTGAGAAAGTCAGGTTAGGATTCCTGCTCTAGTGGCCTGAATTTACAGTAAGAAAATTTCCCCAGAGTTATATTGTTGCATCTAAATACAGAACTACAGTAACACAGAATACGATTCTTGAAAGAAGTAGCTCTTGCAGACAGTGTATTAACAGATTCCTGTTTTATCACGCATAGATTTCTGTTGAAGAAAGGGTATATGTAATATGGAAAAGACCAATGATTCCATGTTGACAGAATTTGTACTGGTGGGGCTTTCTGACCACCCAAAGCTCCAGATGACTTTCTTTGTGCTAGTTTTGTGGATGTACCTGATTATTCTGCTTGGAAATGGAGTCCTTATCTCAGTTATCATCTATGACTCTCACCTGCACACCcccatgtatttcttcctctgtaaTCTTTCCTTCTTGGACATTTGTTACACAAGTTCCTCTGCCCCATTAATTCTTGACAGCTTTCTGACAGTAAGGAAAAGGGTTTCCTTCTCTGGATGTATGGTGCAAATGTTCCTCTCCTTTGCCATGGGGGCCACAGAATGCGTGCTCCTGGGCATGATGGCACTTGACCGCTATGTAGCCATCTGCTACCCACTGAGATATCCTGTTATCATGAGCAAGGCTGCCTATGTGCCCATGGCCGCTGCGTCCTGGGTCACTGGGCTTGTTGACTCAGTAGTACAGACATCTCTGGCAATGCAGTTACCATTCTGTGCTAACAATGTCATTAGCCATTTTGTCTGTGAAATTCTGGCTGTCCTGAAACTGGCTTGTGCTGATATTTCAATCAACGTGATCAGCATGGCAGGGTCAAACCTGGTTGTCTTGGTTATTCCATTCCTAGTTATTTCCAtctcttacatttttattattgccaCCATTCTGAGGATCCCTTCCGCTGAAGGAAAACGTAAGGCCTTCTCTACCTGCTCAGCCCACCTGACAGTGGTGATTATATTCTATGGAACCATCTTCTTCATGTATGCAAAGCCCAAGTCTAAAACCTTGGTTGATCCAAAAAACCAAGACATCATTGAGGCTCTCATCTCCCTCTTTTATGGAGTGATGACCCCGATGCTTAATCCTCTCATCTATAGTCTGCGAAACAAGGATGTAAAGGCTGCTGTTAAGAACATGCTATGTAGGAAAAGCTTTTCCAATGGAATATGAATACTGATTTATATTATGTGATTCAAACTTCAAAGCTGCTGCAGACACaaaattcagaagagaaaattacCAGGTGAAAACAAATTCACTATGTGGCATTCAAAACCATATGACAGAAATATTTTGGTTGCAATTGTTAATATTAGTTTCTTGTTCTaactatagaaataaaacatgctcttggttttaaaacatataactatggaaatgcaaaacttaaaaatttctaaGGAAgccccagccaaaaaaaaaaaaaatcactcttaaaccattagaaaataataaaggcaaaagGTATTCTGCAAAGCACTTTGTAACCTTGGTAATTATGTTATTAATTAGTATGCAAAGTAAATATTAATCAGCAcatgatatattatatattaacttttaatttgGTCATTTATTTACTGTTTGTGTCCACCATACATATAAGCTCCCTGAGGATAGGATCTTTTTATTGCCCTATAGCATCCAGAAAACTTATAACAGAAGCTAgcatataataagtgctcaatgagGACTTCTTTTCTACTCTGCATTGGATCATGCAGCTCCTAAGTAGCAGAAAAACTAGACAGAACTAATGACTGATGAAAATTCCAATATGAAGATAAAAAGAGGTAGAAGAGATTGAGTCAATTTGCTCAATGGACTGAGGAGCTACAGGGTTTTGGGCACTGGGAGATAAGATAGTAGAGATGGCCCCAGATTGAAATGATCTCTATTTACTGAAGAGTGCAGCTATATGGAGCAGCATCCACGTGAGGAATAGAAGCCACACTTCCATTGAGGGAATTGAGTCAGATATGGTCAACAGAGGAAAGCACTCCCTTACCCAGCTCTTTGAGGAGTCTGTGgtagttaaaatataaaacacaaatctaaAGTAAAAGACTACGGCTACTTCTAAATTGTAGCAGTAAGCCCATAACACTTTCCTGTCTTATTAGCAGGTAATTATTGTAATTGCAtaatattaaataagttaacTCAGGCATTGTATTTAATAATGCCTGGAACATCCTAAATGCCCAATAAACATTGGCTATTCTATTATTTGTAGTGTTGGGTGTGCTTTAATAGATCATAAATCTTTGAGTTGGCATAAGATTTTCATCCTTATTTGTTAGGAAATAATGGATGCTATTAAACTATTATCTCTCAGCTTCAAAACTACCTTTCTATGTTCTGCTTTGTCAGTCAGAATTGGGACACTGAAAATCACATTTCTCCTTTGTTATCTAGCTTTTGTTAGATTCTGCCAAAAGAATTGCTAGAGGGAGAATGATAGGTTGGATGAAAATAAGCGACTTGCCCCTTCCTATTTGCTTCCTGTTCCTACCACCAACATCACCCCAGCTATGGTTCTTCACCAGGACAATTAGCTGCTTCCAATATTGGTTTTAGATGTatctatttttctccaaattcagAATCAGTACTCTATCAGCAACATATCCACAGAGGTTTGAGTCTGTCATTTGGCTTTTCCTTCTGTTAAATTAAAAGCCCTGTAAAGTTTTTAGTTTCTCTTGAGGTATCTTTATAAAAGACatattcatatgtattttcaATGATATATAAAGTTCTCTGCTTGGGAAATGTAGCAAATCAGATGGAGCATAAGCAATATGTGTCTGACCACTATTTCCATACACAACTAAATAATAGAAAGTACTAGGCATTTCTTCTGCAGttgctttcttatttctaaaatgtagacTATGAAAGTATCCTTAGTATACTCTAAGTTGGCATAATCATAATAATCATATAATCATTATATGATAATCTGAACCTCAGAGAAATGTGAGACACTATAGTGTACCAATGTACACATAATCGAAGTAGCAGTAAAGAAGAGAGAGGCCAGGTATgttggctcacacccataatcccagcactttgggaaaccgaggcaggagggtcacctgagtccaggagtttgagaacagtctgggcaacatagcaagacctaatCCCTATAAAAAATAGGGTCTCTTTTGCTGTATTACTATTGGACACCAAATGAAACTTACTTATTGATATGTATTTGGCATTACAAAAAGTGAATGCTTTCTTTAAGAAATCCCCTATTTAATGTCCTGTGTTAGTGATTAGTGCTATTTACTGAACATTCTGGTTCTCCTTCCAGGAACACAGAAACATTACCATTGCCCTTGAAGCTGAGCCAAATTTTCTTTGGTTTGACCAGTGAAATTCTAGTGCAAGtgatatttatcatttccagATAGAAACATTCATTTGCCAGTGAGTGATCCAGCCACTCTCTCTTCCCCTTGCCAGGTGGAAAAGTACATTTCAAGATGGAGCCTCCAGTACCCTAAGCTCTTAAGTTACTTGGTCAGAGCTTCCTTGCTGCTTACGACACATTGTACATGTAGCAGGATCAATAAGTAAGCCTTTATTGTGCTAAACCATAGAGGTTTAGAGGCTGTTTGTTAGGGCATCCTAAACCATCCTAACCAAGCCGATTCtgacacacaaacatacacatgccTCAAATAAGGGAAGAAGCTATGAGATGAAACAAAGCTGAAAGACCAGCAAGAAAGCAGTAGCCATAGGATTAGCCTGATGGGAAATACCAGTATCAGCTGTGCAAATGGGTCTTAAGCCTTATACAAATTTGAAGATTTGAACCTGGGACTCCTCCTTTAGACCTCAACCCTCTAATGGGGAAAAGAGAGTTTTCAGGATCACTATGGATGGTTTTACAAGATGTACTTTACGTAATTGCACCACATTTAGGAATATGCTATTTACAACCTAGAAGGCATAGACTTGAATATTTATCATAACAATTTTCAGGGAAATGGCAGAAAAGTGTCTTGTTCTAGTAATATCAATAGTAATTTCTCAAAAGCTAGAGATCAAGTGTCTTAAGATGAGGCACATTTTCCAATATTCACACATGCAACATATGGACTAGCAGCAGCCCTTATGGTTTCATGTCAGTCCCACTTCCTTATTCCCAGCAAAAGCAGATCAAATGCTTTCTGGAGGATGTCACCTTCAATTTAATTATGCAGGATTCCCATAGAAAAATTGAATTTACAATCGCAAATCACTAAGCACATACAGAAGCAAATTGCCCTTAGAGTTCACACTCATAATAACAATAATCAAAGTAAATGAACTAAactcatagttttaaaaataatattatattagatgaataaccttttattttaaaaggatatgcaactttttattttattttaatctacatGTTTACAAGAACTATATCTAACGTGTGAAAAAAGTTTAAGGGTTTaaattaaaagatagaaaaaatatagtaGATAAGTAATAACCAAAAGCTAATGTTGCTATATTAATATGTGACGAAGTGAATTTAATATCAAAAAAGCATTATTAGAAGTAAAAGAGGTAGTTGTATTATGATAAAAGTTCACTTAACCAGGAAGATGCATAATTCTAAGCTTTATTCCCCTAATAAGATAGCATcaatatataaaggaaaactgAATATAACTACATATCCCTCTCAAGCactaaaagaataaacaattatttataaGGATGAAAGAGATTCGGAAAAACACATTAATAAGCTTAACAACCCAGctattataaaatacatgttcTTCTAAAGGACACGTTGgaatatatgcaaaaattgaTATTATGTTAGGCTGAAAGAATCAGCAAATTTCAAAAAAACAATATTAACCAGTCTACATTCTCTTTCCTATATACAATTAAaggtaattaattaaaaagttctATAACCTGGGACAATTAAAACACACTTCTAATGACTGAGTAGcagtaatattcaaaatatttaacttctACAGCAAATGTTCCAATAAATCAGAATGAATTCCTGCCATAAACAACCAATGTGACCACAGTAATTAATGTGTGCCAGCTAAATATCATCCCTTGCATACAAggtcagagaaaatattaaaaccaaaaaaataaaataaaattacaataaaaaactTATAAAACCAGTCCTGAGAGTGTAGCCACTGGTATAGCTGTATTGGTTGTTTATAATTAGTGTCCATTCTGATTGGTTGCATCATCCCCCCGAGAAATTCATGGATACCCCTGTATTCTCAGGTAGTGGACAGTAAGCACGAGGACCAAGGGCTTTAACCAACAAGAAAATTGCTGAATAAACCTAAAGTCACAGGTTTTCAGCATGGTTATGCACTTTAGGGAAGATGAAAGGGTTCATGAATTTTTGGTTCAttaaagaaggcagaaaaatttAGTGGTTAGGAGGATGGATATGCAGTCAAACTGTTTAGATTGGAATCTCCCTTCCACAACTACCTTACTAATCTATAGCCTACACAAGAGATTCAACCTCTCTAAACCCCAGTTTTTTAAGTTTATAGTAAAGATTAAATGTATTAGCTCACTTATCCACATTTACAACACTTCTCTCACTCTAGAGAAAAGGTGCTTATTTCAACAAACCAAGGAGCTAGAGGAATAGGGTGAGTTCAATTATAAACAGGTTTACTTGGGGTGATAGTGAATCACCAGGTGGATGGAATCCAGCCAGTATATGGAGATGCAAACTGAAAGACTGATGGACATTCAACTTGATGCCAGAGATGGTGTGATTCTTGATGCAAATATTATAGGTAATGTGTTCGCAGTGTTTGAGAAAAGCAGAGCAACCATTACTAACCTCACTCCACTTtttagggaagaaagaagaacaaCCACTGAAAAGAGAGGCAAGTGGTAGGCTGCCCAAAGGGCAGAAAGAGAGGCTTGGCTACATAGAGTCACAGAGATCACAAAATGGAGAGCCTCAAAAATGCCTAAAAGGGAATATActaactctaagaaaggaaactGGAGATACTGACAGCAAAGATCTCAGATATACTACTATGGATAAGAGGGATTCCCACCCAATGAGTTCAAGAATGGCTCCTCTAGGGCAGATTGGAGAGTCACCAGTGGTAAGTCCAATGTTGTCATAGGATCAGTAGGACTCTAAACAAAGATAAAAGAGGAATTATTTTCCTGAGCCCAGATAGGAAAATTTTTTTACTAACTCTGAACAACATCCATGAGGTTTCCAGAGAagttggaaaaggaaggaagaaatcttTTCCCTGtggcaaattaattaaaattgaagcAACCACTTCAGTGACTAATGTTTTCTGTAGCTCAGgaataaaacacattaaatatcACTTATGTCACAGACACATTTAATCCTAATAAAAACCTGAAGATATAAATGATTTTATACAATAAGAAATGTGGAGTCTAAAAAGTTATATGAACTACCCTAGTTCACACAGCTATGAAGTGGCATGGTGGGGATTGGAACACTATTAAAGAGACTCAAAAATCCATACACTTCCCATTATCCCACCATATAGCTCCATTTTTTGGACTGCTAAAAGACCTGTCAAGACTTCCCTATTCATCGCTTTAGCAAATAGATAATGACAATTTTCAGTTCTATATGACCTTTAACCGTGTAAAACATGGTGCTTCCAAAGAGGCCAACCAACATAGgaagatattatttcttttctacttgTTATCTCCTACCTTGGTAATCTCCTCCCACAGGAATATAAAACACACTCTAATATTTACACCTGAGCAGGTAACTACATCTCAGAGGACATCATTAAAAGTTGACTGACCTACTTCTCTTGGAGACCAAGGTACAAATAGGTTACTTAGGGATGGGATCCCACATGCCTAACAGTCTAAAGTCAAGCTTGTTAAAGTAAACTTGTAACTTTTTAACAACACTCTTCCCTCCACAAGTTTTGTGGAGGGAATCTGAGACTGTTCCTAGGAGATTGATTTCTCCTAAGTTATAactgaacatgaaaaaaaaagtacaagatcATCATGTGGAAAATTCTAAAAGTGTAATCCCTTTATGCTGGGAAAAGGAAGTAGTCCTCTATGCATTGCCATCAGCAAGTCATTCAGAAAGTGTAATTAGGGCAAAGAACACATGCTCCAATAAAAATACAGAGTCACAGTGATAAACTGGTAAGAAAGGGAATATGAGAGCACATGCATTTTGTTTAGCCACATGGAATCAAAGAGATTTTCCACAGTCCTCACCCTTCCATGTTGCTTTTTATCCAGTCTGTTTtactaaaataacattaattataTAGCAGTGAAAATATTTGAGTTTGTGATCCCCAGAATACATTAAATTTTGCAAGTGGTTCATTTTCATCTTGGGAAATTAATTCCGGGCCACATAATTaatgttgtaatttttaaaaaaaaataatgagagtaGCGTGGAAATAGAATGGTTCCAACTTTTGAGTggagatttctttctctttcagggTTCACACAAATCCAGGACAATCATAGGGTAGAATGCTATAGGACAACCCCACAGTACCTAGGATggtattaagtattaatatttttccataattctGATTAACATGATCTATAATGACATTTAAAGATGGCACAAAGTAGGAGCTCAGTAAGATgatgaacagaaaataaacaaagaatggTAAATAAGTGATCATACTAACAGTGCACTTTTGTAATATGACTATCCATCATACTGATTCAGAATCACTGTGGAATAATCATGACCACCCTGAAATAACAGACTGTTGATGTGAATCTAGTTATATGAGCATCTTTCACAGAAATTTTAAGATGGGATGTCCAAGCTTTCCAACAGCAGCGATATGATTAGCCGCCCATGAGATAATCCattgagaatatatttatattgaatATAGCACAAATATGAACAAGGGTTGATCAAGTTGGTTTACCGTTTTTTGGGGATTTTTCATGATTGCTCAAATTTGTGATGTCATTTGAGAACGCAGATAAAGAGGTCATTTTCACCATTACCTAGCAATAAGCACAACTAAACTATTATCCATATATGTCCCTTTTACATTTGGTAGCACTGGACATAGGCATCTGCAGTGAGAAGAGAATTGGGCTGTGCTGACGTACCAACTGCAGTGTTTCTGCCATACCATGCTCCTCACTCACCCCACTCCACACAGAGCTCTAGGAGAAGCAGGATGCTTCTAGCTCAGCCCTGGCTACAGAGGAAATGCCCAAAGATGAGCATGGGAGTGGTTTGAAAGAGCTCATGTCTTTATGGAGCCGAGGCTCAAGGACGTAGTAGTGAATGTTGCTAGAATGACAGCCCTGACTCTTGAAAGTATGAGCCTTGtttctcctaaatattttctaCCCGTGCTGCACATGAAAATCTTGAACATGTATTGCAGCATTTTCTCTCATTGTGAGACAAATTTCACTGTCTAGAAGAGTGTCTTCACAAGATATCAAGTTGTGGTCATTTCCCAGTTTAGTATGAATGTGAAACTGGGCCCCGGCAAgggatgatatttaaaaaaaaaaaattaacaagacaTAGATGACAACCAGAGCAGAAACCCAGCTGATATAACATACTAATAAGCAGAGTAGTGGTTTGATACGTATCACATTTTAAGAAGATCTCC from the Eulemur rufifrons isolate Redbay chromosome 7, OSU_ERuf_1, whole genome shotgun sequence genome contains:
- the LOC138387458 gene encoding olfactory receptor 13C8 — encoded protein: MEKTNDSMLTEFVLVGLSDHPKLQMTFFVLVLWMYLIILLGNGVLISVIIYDSHLHTPMYFFLCNLSFLDICYTSSSAPLILDSFLTVRKRVSFSGCMVQMFLSFAMGATECVLLGMMALDRYVAICYPLRYPVIMSKAAYVPMAAASWVTGLVDSVVQTSLAMQLPFCANNVISHFVCEILAVLKLACADISINVISMAGSNLVVLVIPFLVISISYIFIIATILRIPSAEGKRKAFSTCSAHLTVVIIFYGTIFFMYAKPKSKTLVDPKNQDIIEALISLFYGVMTPMLNPLIYSLRNKDVKAAVKNMLCRKSFSNGI